The Oncorhynchus clarkii lewisi isolate Uvic-CL-2024 chromosome 12, UVic_Ocla_1.0, whole genome shotgun sequence genome segment AATTACAGAGCGCTGGTATAATGCCTATCGCTGTTGATCCTCCTACTTGTTGACACACCCACTTTCAGAAACTCCACATATGTATTTACCCATACTTGTAGCCATGTGCTACATGCATGCGCAGTTACAAGCCTGCTTGAGTTAGCGGCAGGCGGACAAGCAATATCCACTGTCGTATTacggatgaagcctgagctggaatgtgaagctaactgaagctagATAGTtttagaaaaccctgagtagatATAGGTTGCTTCAAAGGATACCCGTTATCATTTAGCGATTTGTAATCATAAAGCTTTTCATATTACCCACAGCAATAATACCACCTCTGTACTTCAAAGAGTTTAAACTAACAAAATATTCTTGATCTCTgaacatttatttcacattttcAAAATCAATATAATACAGCATCTTAAAAAGATAAAATATCTGACCTACAAAATCCATCCTAATACTTGTTTTTAAAAACATATCCAATGACATTTACATCAAGCAGCATAGTGAACACAGTAACACATTTCAATTGGAGTAAATGAAAACATGAGCAGACAAATGTGCATTTCTTAAGTTGAGTCCCAAATTAATTCCTACCTTAATTCCCTCCTTTAAAAATGGAAGGAattaataacacaaccacaccagaaTGAACTTTGTACAAACTTATGGTGCAAATCCTGAAGTGACTTGAAGGCCCCTTTCCAATTCTGAAGTCTATTACTTAACAGACATCAAATTAAAGAACTCAAGAAATGTGACCTGAGAGGACATGGACATTTGGTTTCCAAATAGATTATTTAAAATCACTGAGTTTGACATCCATAATTAGAAACACTGTTGTTCCAATTATTCAGACATTTTTACATGTGATGTGTATCACACAGATCATCATAAGTGAAAAGCTATACAAGTAGTTGTTTTTTTAACTAGATCAGCCATAGCTCTTTTCTCGTTCATGAGATAGTTGTTAAGCATAATCTcttgttttgtttctttttttgtgataaaaaatatatttcatattcaaTAGGCTACATAGATTTTATATTAATTAGTGTTACCAGTTAGTGTAATTTTCCTGTTGAGTCAACAATGGCTCATCTCAACACATAGAACAGTTACAAAAGATAGAAGGTCCAGTAAAGACCTACACTGAGAAATTTCTGTTTATTAAACCGGTCATGCAATCAGTAAAATGTCCCATCTAAGCATTGAAAATATGATCATCCACAGAGTATATAGCCCCCATCCAAAAACCTTAATATCCTTATAACACCCCCTTTCTTTTTCTTATTGCTTTTGTTCCACCGAGCATGGTAAGACTGGCCTCCTGTTGAGTGAATTTTAAAAGAAATTAAACATTTTCACAACTGATCTGGAACAGCCCTTTGAACAAAAACACACTCTAAAAGGAtattttgggattttggcaatgaggcccattatctacttccccagagccatttttatgtctgtgtccagtatgaaggaagttagaggtagttttgcgagccaatgctaactagcattagcacaggggacaaagtctatgggtatctgctagcagatACGCATAAGACTTCCAGTCATTGGGCTAACACTAGTTAACAATTGCGCTAgctagcaacttccttcaaactgcacgcagagacaaaTGGTATCTACGAGTTAACACGACTCTtcttgccaaaatcctgaagtattccTTTAAGAATGACTTTTTTTTTTCAGTAGTAAGGTCGAATCTCCTCATATCCTGAATATTTTGGCCACTCTGGGCAGATCCCATGGGAGCACCTGGGACTACCGTAGTGATCGAAATGAATTCCCAAATCAAAGGATTGCATCTGCTGGGTACTGCTGAAGCTACCCTGGCCATCACTCTTCAGAGCAGACCGGATAATCCTGTAGTTCTGGCCCTGGTTGCTGTCCCAGTATGTCTGGCCATTGACTTCATAGCAGATGGCAAACTCTACCTTCTCGTGTGGTATCAGTGCAGCTGGAAGGGAAACCTCAAAGGAGAAGGTATCACGGTCCGAGCCCGTGTATGTGTCCTTGACATAATGGCACTCCAAGTCGGTGTAGCTTTTCCAGGTGTCAAAGGTCAAACGCACCTTTAGAGACTTCTCGAAGGACAGGTTTTTTACCTTCACAGTTCCAGCCAATGCCCTCTTTTTCAACATGCAGTTTTCCAAGCAGACAAGCTCGGTCTCCAAACGCTGGCGGAAGAGCAGGTAGTCAGAAGAGGGCTGGGTGAAATCCAGCATCAGTCTGTCCTCATCTGTTAATTTGAGCGCAGCGCTGAACAGATCTGTGATGTTGAGTGGAATGTCAATGGCATCGTCGAACAGGGAATAAACCTTCACCTTGGTGAGGGCCAGGCCATTGTGGTCGGCAAAGGACACTCGCCTTTTGGGTTTCCCATTCTCCTCATGAATAGCGCCCTCTGATTTAATCTGCTTAGGAGAAGCAGAGGATTTGAACCTCAGGCAAGGGTTCAGACAGGGTCGTAGTGGTTTCAGTGATTTTGGGGTCCTGTAGCAGAAGTCATCGTTCGACAGGTAGAGCGGCATGGCAAATTCAATCAGCCTGGTGGACTTGAGGAAAAAGGCCAAATACACtaagggaagaaaaaaaaaaacataccagAAAGTTGTGGTGAAACAATTGTCATTCGACAAGTTACTTCAAACAATGTTTGCCAGAGAACAAATTCTCTAGTGAAATGCATACAGTATTCTTGCCAAATTTGCACACAAAACATTATGCAACAGTAGGCTACATGTGTGGTCACAGAAACATAGCGTCTGACTTTCATTAAAGGAAATAGCTTATTTCAGCTGACAGACGTCCCGATTTATGTACAGCCATCACATGCCTCTGGTTGTATGTTGTATAAGATCAATGTTTAAGTTACCAAAAGGTATTCTCTAACCTTCCTTTTCAAGGTGAATAATCATGCCTTTACTATTTGTAGTCATTTGAAAAAAGGGAAGGTGATCATTTATAGCCTTCTGAAATGCTGTTTGTATTTTTCTCAAACAATCAATGAATTTGTTGTCTCCATACCTACATTTTATGTACTTGACACATTTGATTGGCTAGTCTTGTCTTGGTGGTGAAGCAGCAGCACCGTCATCAGTCCTCTGATATCTGACTAGGCAGCATACattgcattcgggaaagtattcagacccccttcaccttttccacattttgttacgttacaaccttattctaaaatggattaaattgttttccccctcaatctacagacaataccccataataacaaagcgaaaattGGTTTAGAaatgttaacacatttaaaaaaataactgaaataccttttttttttacaaaagtaatcaaactctttgctatgagactcgaaattgagctcaggtgcatcttgtttccattgatcatccttgaaatgtttctacaacttgtttggagtccacctgtattAAATTAAAATGAttggacacgatttggaaaggcacacctgtccttttaaggtcccatagttgacagtgcaggtcagagccaaaaccaagcaatgaggttgaaTGAATTGTCTGTGGAGCTatgagacatgattgtgtcgcgGCACAGATgcggggaagggtaacaaaacatctctgcagcattgaaggtccccaagaacagtggcctccatcattcttaaattgaagaagtttggaaccattacgactcttcctagagctggccgaccagccaaactgatcaatcagtggagaagggccttggtcaggaatgtgaccaagaacctgatggccaCTGACAGAGCTCAAGTTCTCTGGTCTGTAGGGACCAAgcttgaactttttggcctgaatgccaagcttcacgtctggaggaaatcagacatcacctggccaataccatccctacagtgaagtatggtggtggcagcatcatgttgtggcgaTGTTTTtcaattaatcaattttagaataaggctgtaacgtaacaaaatgtggaaaaagtgaaggggtctgaatactttcctaatgcactgtagtTCCTGTAAACTTTGCATTAGCTAtatggttgtttttgtcatactACTTGGAGTTGTTTAGTATGTCTACTTTGTCTGTCCACATTGTTTACCTTTGAACAATGTGTGTGAAGGAACAAAGATGCGCTCTGAGTGATAGGCTTCACCAGCATTTACAGCGCACTTCCGGGTTTTCCGAACACAAGTAAAACCGATTACGAGTATCAACTGTGATAAAACGGATACGATAACGAGGAGATCGGCACAACTCTAGTGTTCACTTAAGACTACGGCAGCAGAGCGTTTTAGCAAATTCAGAGTGCAGGCTGACGTGGACTCAATCCTAGGTCTCTTTGCATGTCAGTGACAGAGCCAACAGTTTCTTCACTTGGTTGTGCCCATGTCCATTAGAATATTATACCTATAGTCTGAAGTTGCAGGGAGAAACGGTGTGTGTGAACAGTGACAAACCTCACCCACAAAAGGCCCCAGTCCTTGACTCACAGCACTCTCCTTTACCcgctgtcctgtctgctctgggcCACCTGTGAGAGATTTCACCGCAAATGCCCACATTCATTTACTACTGTGGATGAACTGGGTATCTGTCCTGCACTGTAATATTAGCGTCCACTTGAACCATTTTAGAAATCACTCAGTTTTCCTAAGTGCACCAATATTTCAACTTTAATTTTTCAAAATACAAGGTAAATTAGAACATTTGGGAAAAcgttattaaaaacaattttacatggtattacatttttttaaagtaaacaTTTTAAATAGTGAAATACTTTTATGAGTGCGTCTGAACATTTTGATATTTAAACATACTAATATTATTCAATTTGAACGATCATATTCTATAATTGGATTGATAAGATTAACACGCCCCCTTGGACTATACATTGTGTTTCAAAGCGATGTTACGTGCCGTCACCAACATGAAAATGGCTGCTGTGGCTTCTGCTACATAGTATGaggacaaaaaaatgttttattaaaaacTAGTAGCTAGTATTTTAATAATCTTCGATTTGATAGAGTCAGTGCGTTCCGACCTGTGGGGTTCTCCAGCTGTACTTACTGCTGAATACAGGTCGAACCTATTCTGGCTAGCTCCTTGTATAGGGCTGGCTCGAAAGCTTATATCTGACAGATTTATTTGGCTACACTACTAAACTTTAACCACTTACATGGATTTCAAAACAGTAATGCTACCGATATGGCCATTATTTACTCAGTGTTACGCACATGTTGTCCTGTATTTAGTATTATACCAGATGAGATTGGTGCCCTGCATTTAGTATTACGCCAGATTTAGATAGGTTTTCAGCGCTATTATTTCAGGGGTATATTCATTCCGCCCATTCGGTTGCAAAACGTGTCTTAAACGGAACCTAAAGGAACGAAGCGGGGACGGAGCTACATGAACTTGTCCAATAGAAGTTCGAGTTTTGCTCAGTTTGGTTCTTAAACGGTTTCCGTAATGAATATACCGCTGGTATCAGCTTCTTTGAATATTGAACAAAAACGGAACTTAATGTTATAGGCTAGGTTACTAACCACTGCAAACTGGAGTGGTTAGTAACTAACACaagttatatttttattcagtcaAGAAACAAACTTACCTTGTGCAGTTTGTTAGAAATATTTGCAATTAATTAAGCGATAGGGTACGTTTACCAGTCAGAAATCACCATTGCACGGTCATCAGCGGTAAAAGCTCCTCTGCCGTGTCGTTTATATGTGAGCTACAATGTAGGTATAGAGATCACTTTTGCAGCAATGTTACACTATAATTGCTACAAATCAATGACCTGTCGCAACTTCACGAACTGTACCCAGTTTCAGTCATGCCACCGGCTCGTTGCTTTAAACACCATACTGGGTTCACAGGGTATATAAATAAAAGAAAACACGCTTGTTTCACGTGAACGTGTACCTGTAGCCAATCACAGTA includes the following:
- the LOC139421912 gene encoding protein phosphatase 1 regulatory subunit 3B-like, giving the protein MPLYLSNDDFCYRTPKSLKPLRPCLNPCLRFKSSASPKQIKSEGAIHEENGKPKRRVSFADHNGLALTKVKVYSLFDDAIDIPLNITDLFSAALKLTDEDRLMLDFTQPSSDYLLFRQRLETELVCLENCMLKKRALAGTVKVKNLSFEKSLKVRLTFDTWKSYTDLECHYVKDTYTGSDRDTFSFEVSLPAALIPHEKVEFAICYEVNGQTYWDSNQGQNYRIIRSALKSDGQGSFSSTQQMQSFDLGIHFDHYGSPRCSHGICPEWPKYSGYEEIRPYY